One Paraburkholderia aromaticivorans genomic region harbors:
- a CDS encoding ABC transporter substrate-binding protein, with protein sequence MNPYDEAPLSLARRAWLRKTAWSAGAAALGGAALMPGSLAFAQTSQTSQTQQAPLKPLKLSWNAGAICTAPVAVAVKQGFFQRHGLQVELVNFSGSTDQLLEAIATGKSDAGVGMALRWIKPLEQGFDVKLTAGIHGGCMRLLATRASGIVDVAGLKGRTIGVSDMASPTRNFFAIVLKKIGVDPERDVNWRQYPANLLGEALKKGEVHAIADGDPTIWSIRESDHLYEVSNNLCGEYQTRSCCVLGVRGSLVRKDRATAQALTQALLEATEWTANHPDDAATIFSAYTPSAEVSQLAAMLKSHTDRHHPVGDAFRKEISLYADDLKAVGVLNSGTDSNRLANRVFSDVLA encoded by the coding sequence ATGAATCCCTACGATGAAGCCCCGCTGAGCCTGGCTCGCCGCGCATGGTTGCGCAAGACGGCCTGGAGTGCGGGCGCGGCGGCGCTCGGTGGCGCTGCGCTGATGCCGGGCTCGCTGGCGTTCGCGCAAACGTCGCAAACGTCGCAAACCCAGCAAGCGCCGCTCAAGCCGCTCAAGCTTTCCTGGAACGCCGGCGCGATCTGTACTGCGCCGGTGGCCGTGGCGGTGAAGCAGGGCTTTTTCCAGCGGCACGGTTTGCAGGTCGAACTCGTGAATTTTTCGGGCTCGACCGACCAGTTGCTCGAAGCCATCGCAACCGGTAAGTCCGACGCGGGCGTCGGCATGGCGCTGCGCTGGATCAAACCGCTGGAGCAGGGCTTCGATGTGAAACTGACGGCCGGGATTCACGGCGGCTGCATGCGTTTGCTGGCCACGCGAGCGTCGGGCATCGTCGACGTGGCGGGACTGAAGGGCCGCACGATCGGCGTCAGCGATATGGCCAGTCCGACCAGGAACTTCTTCGCGATCGTGTTGAAGAAGATCGGTGTGGACCCGGAGCGCGACGTGAACTGGCGTCAGTATCCGGCCAACCTGCTGGGCGAGGCGCTGAAGAAGGGTGAAGTGCACGCCATCGCGGATGGCGACCCGACTATCTGGTCGATCCGCGAATCCGATCACCTCTATGAAGTGTCGAACAATCTGTGCGGCGAGTACCAGACGCGTTCGTGCTGCGTGCTCGGCGTGCGTGGTTCGCTGGTGCGCAAGGATCGCGCCACCGCGCAGGCTTTGACGCAAGCGTTGCTCGAGGCGACCGAGTGGACCGCCAATCATCCCGACGACGCGGCCACCATTTTCTCGGCCTATACGCCGTCCGCCGAGGTGAGCCAACTGGCCGCCATGCTCAAGAGCCATACCGATCGCCACCATCCGGTCGGCGATGCGTTCAGGAAGGAGATCTCGCTATATGCCGACGACCTGAAAGCGGTCGGCGTACTCAACAGCGGGACCGATTCGAACCGGCTGGCGAATCGGGTGTTCTCGGATGTGCTGGCTTAA